A region from the Fundulus heteroclitus isolate FHET01 chromosome 22, MU-UCD_Fhet_4.1, whole genome shotgun sequence genome encodes:
- the ppifa gene encoding peptidylprolyl isomerase Fa, protein MMQLKNRARFGPLGLAAARLLSSGPVRNPVVFLDVEADGEPLGRVTIELNADVVPKTAENFRALCTGEHGFGYKGCRFHRIIPGFMCQGGDFTNNNGTGGKSIYGKTFKDENFKLKHTGPGTLSMANSGPNTNGSQFFICTAKTEWLDGKHVVFGQVKDGMDVVVKMQAFGLHDGGVLKAIVITDCGEIK, encoded by the exons ATGATGCAGCTGAAGAACCGCGCGAGGTTCGGCCCGCTGGGCCTCGCTGCTGCCAGGCTGCTCTCCTCGGGGCCCGTCCGGAACCCCGTCGTGTTTCTGGACGTGGAGGCCGACGGCGAACCTCTTGGAAGAGTCACCATTGAG CTGAACGCCGACGTAGTGCCAAAGACTGCAg AAAACTTCAGAGCCCTGTGCACAGGAGAGCATGGTTTTGGATACAAAGGCTGCAGGTTTCACAGGATCATCCCCGGATTTATGTGTCAG GGAGGGGATTTCACCAACAACAATGGCACAGGAGGCAAGTCTATATATGGGAAAACATTCAAAGACGAGAACTTCAAACTGAAACACACAGGTCCAG GGACACTTTCCATGGCAAACTCGGGGCCGAACACGAACGGCTCTCAGTTCTTCATCTGCACGGCTAAAACCGAATG GCTGGATGGGAAGCACGTGGTCTTCGGCCAGGTGAAGGACGGCATGGACGTGGTCGTGAAGATGCAGGCCTTCGGTCTACACGACGGAGGCGTGCTCAAGGCCATAGTCATCACTGACTGCGGAGagatcaaataa